A region from the Deinococcus sp. YIM 134068 genome encodes:
- a CDS encoding CBS domain-containing protein gives MLVQDAMHARVITADPHESLPDAVVKMETLHIKRLPVVQAGQLVGLLTDGEVRHHLPALHEGLTPWDFAYRAGRVRVREAMRHPVLTTAPDEPLGRAVRVMLDRRVGGLPVLNERGALVGMLTLTDVLRAAAREPSPSWGTARGHMTGQPIAVLAGSPASEAAAKLRVTGLRVLPVLEGERLVGVLHGRDLGAVVERAKAAHGDTVMGDQFFLNGKTARDLMRPPGGEVSGDASLGDAVARMLEADVHGLPVLGTDGRLLGVITVSDVLRALLGEGQGQPA, from the coding sequence ATGCTCGTCCAGGACGCCATGCACGCCCGTGTCATCACCGCTGATCCCCACGAGTCGCTGCCCGACGCCGTGGTGAAGATGGAGACGCTGCACATCAAGCGCCTGCCGGTCGTTCAGGCGGGCCAGCTCGTCGGCCTGCTCACCGACGGCGAGGTGAGGCACCACCTCCCCGCCCTGCACGAGGGCCTCACCCCCTGGGACTTCGCCTACCGCGCCGGGCGCGTGCGGGTCCGAGAGGCCATGCGGCACCCGGTGCTCACCACCGCGCCGGACGAGCCGCTGGGCCGGGCCGTCCGGGTCATGCTCGACCGCCGGGTCGGCGGCCTTCCCGTCCTGAACGAGAGGGGTGCCCTGGTGGGCATGCTCACCCTCACGGATGTGTTGCGGGCCGCCGCGCGGGAGCCGTCCCCCTCCTGGGGCACCGCGCGCGGGCACATGACCGGGCAGCCCATCGCTGTCCTGGCAGGCTCCCCGGCGAGCGAGGCCGCCGCCAAACTGCGGGTGACCGGGCTGCGGGTGCTGCCGGTGCTGGAGGGCGAGCGACTGGTGGGCGTCCTGCACGGGCGCGACCTGGGCGCGGTGGTCGAGCGGGCCAAGGCAGCGCACGGGGACACCGTGATGGGGGACCAGTTCTTCCTGAACGGCAAGACGGCGCGCGACCTGATGCGCCCGCCGGGGGGAGAAGTGTCCGGGGACGCCTCGCTGGGGGACGCGGTCGCCCGGATGCTGGAGGCCGACGTCCACGGCCTGCCCGTCCTGGGGACAGACGGGCGGCTCCTGGGGGTGATCACCGTCAGCGACGTCCTGCGCGCCCTCCTCGGGGAAGGGCAGGGGCAGCCCGCTTGA
- a CDS encoding universal stress protein yields MTRPQGEDEGGTYVRPQTLDFPEARIVCRETTGRPVSQVIADDVERLGAALVVMSTHGWGGLVHFLLGSVAEAVLHRVKVPVFLVRAPADPTGDPAAGTAGAPVASGKRTPSRPAAGPPPVPAAPYPRRKDHARPGRHARPCHHR; encoded by the coding sequence ATGACCCGCCCACAGGGTGAGGACGAAGGAGGAACGTATGTTCGACCGCAGACCCTCGACTTCCCCGAGGCCCGGATCGTGTGTCGCGAGACGACTGGCCGCCCCGTCTCCCAGGTCATCGCGGACGACGTGGAACGCCTGGGTGCCGCCCTCGTCGTGATGAGCACCCACGGGTGGGGCGGGCTGGTGCACTTCCTGCTCGGCAGCGTCGCCGAGGCGGTGCTGCACCGGGTCAAGGTGCCGGTGTTCCTCGTCCGCGCCCCCGCCGACCCCACGGGGGACCCCGCCGCCGGGACGGCCGGAGCCCCGGTCGCAAGCGGGAAGCGTACCCCCTCACGTCCCGCCGCCGGCCCCCCGCCCGTCCCGGCTGCCCCGTACCCAAGGAGGAAAGACCATGCTCGTCCAGGACGCCATGCACGCCCGTGTCATCACCGCTGA
- a CDS encoding Tn3 family transposase produces the protein MTASRRLCANRAGCSERILSTLRWLRDPERRRCFLVGLDKGEALHALKRVVALHRSGEIRNRSFPLRRKATAPAASTLSRPPSPCGTRCPWSVSSRPRAPRAAGCPAARRRMCPPELEASRVDGRRRVVAGGRAQRHLRALGE, from the coding sequence GTGACGGCCTCGCGCCGGCTTTGCGCGAACCGGGCCGGGTGCAGCGAGCGCATCCTGTCCACGCTGAGGTGGCTGCGCGACCCCGAACGGCGGCGCTGCTTCCTGGTGGGACTGGACAAGGGAGAGGCCCTGCACGCGCTGAAGCGGGTAGTGGCCCTTCACCGCAGCGGGGAGATTCGGAACCGTTCCTTTCCTTTGAGGCGCAAAGCCACCGCGCCAGCGGCCTCAACCCTGTCACGACCGCCATCGCCGTGTGGAACACGGTGTCCCTGGAGCGTGTCGTCGAGGCCCCGCGCGCCGAGGGCAGCAGGGTGCCCGGCGGCCCGCCGGCGCATGTGCCCCCCTGAGCTGGAAGCATCCCGGGTTGACGGGCGACGACGTGTGGTGGCCGGAGGCCGTGCCCAACGGCACCTTCGGGCGTTGGGCGAGTAG
- a CDS encoding DUF4388 domain-containing protein: MNSTTRSVSLLLIGDQRGLVEDGLRQHLPAAHQWTIHTSDDVPGALRQVSGITPDLAVVSCASPAQVLCEYFFQLLDYAKLHWPHTSFVLVATGTVTNLPEVFGRYGVMPVVHQADVPEVARTIEREISTLSHGSVRGVSLPGFLQMMEWERKSLSVRVESAAGWGRLHLLDGRLVDAYARPGGQTGEAAALRIMAWNDVAIRLERSYHNGQSTELPPLTSLLMEAMRQKDEAERADAAEGDVLVLLDDPEEHVFRTPRSSTTHLKKPGYEEPFPPNDPVPALPGALPAAHEHTASQDEAKETRVTNVKETLIAAMNIEGATATALVEHSSGMALGTMGAGIDLEMAAAGNTEVVRAKLRTMDALGIGGQIEDILITLQDQYHIIYIVSGQPLFLYLVLQKDKANLAMARYKLRALAKDITIA, encoded by the coding sequence ATGAACTCGACAACCCGGTCGGTCTCCCTGCTGCTCATCGGCGATCAGAGGGGCCTTGTCGAGGATGGCCTGCGCCAACACCTTCCGGCGGCGCACCAGTGGACGATCCACACCTCCGACGATGTGCCCGGCGCACTCCGGCAGGTGTCCGGGATCACGCCGGACCTCGCCGTGGTGTCCTGTGCCAGTCCAGCCCAGGTGCTCTGCGAGTATTTCTTTCAACTGCTCGACTATGCCAAGCTGCACTGGCCCCACACCTCGTTCGTCCTGGTGGCTACCGGGACGGTCACGAACTTGCCGGAAGTCTTCGGGCGTTACGGCGTCATGCCGGTGGTCCACCAGGCCGACGTTCCCGAGGTTGCCCGGACCATCGAGCGCGAGATCAGCACCCTCAGCCACGGCTCGGTCCGGGGGGTGTCGCTGCCGGGGTTCCTGCAAATGATGGAGTGGGAGCGCAAGAGCCTTTCGGTCCGGGTCGAGTCGGCGGCCGGGTGGGGGCGGCTGCACCTGCTCGACGGCCGGTTGGTGGACGCCTACGCGCGGCCGGGGGGACAGACCGGTGAGGCGGCGGCCCTGAGGATCATGGCCTGGAACGACGTAGCGATTCGCCTCGAACGCTCCTACCACAACGGCCAGAGCACCGAGTTGCCGCCGCTGACCTCCCTGCTGATGGAGGCGATGCGGCAGAAGGACGAGGCGGAGCGGGCAGACGCGGCGGAGGGCGACGTTCTCGTTCTGCTCGACGACCCGGAGGAGCACGTGTTCAGGACGCCGAGAAGCTCGACCACCCACCTCAAGAAACCAGGCTACGAAGAGCCGTTCCCGCCCAACGACCCGGTGCCCGCCCTACCAGGGGCGCTTCCCGCCGCCCACGAGCACACCGCCTCCCAGGACGAGGCGAAGGAGACCAGAGTGACCAACGTCAAAGAAACCCTCATCGCCGCCATGAACATCGAGGGCGCGACCGCAACCGCCCTCGTCGAGCACAGCAGTGGCATGGCGCTGGGCACGATGGGCGCTGGCATAGACTTGGAGATGGCCGCCGCCGGGAATACGGAGGTGGTGCGCGCGAAGCTGCGCACGATGGACGCCCTGGGAATCGGGGGACAGATCGAGGACATCCTGATCACCCTGCAAGACCAGTACCACATCATCTACATCGTGTCCGGTCAGCCGCTCTTCCTGTACCTCGTGCTGCAAAAGGACAAGGCGAACCTGGCGATGGCCCGCTACAAGCTGCGCGCCCTCGCCAAGGACATCACCATCGCGTAA